Genomic segment of Verrucomicrobiota bacterium:
TTGTGTTCCACTTGATACATGTCCGGCACCGCGCCCTCGTGCCGCCACGTGATCTTGCCGTCGAGGTCCTTGATGAACACGCCGCGCGTGATGTAGGCGGAGCCCTTCGTGCCGAGGATGTAGTCGTTGTTTTCGTTGTGGCAGCCGGTGGTCTGGCGCTGCGCCATGAACGCCCGCGCACCGTCCTCCCATTCGTAGTTCACGGAGATGTGGTCCCAGATGTTGCCTTCGTGATTCGGAATCTGCCGGCCGCCCGTGGCGGTGCACTTGAGCGGCGGCACGTCCTTCATGCCCCACGCGATCTTGTCCACGCTGTGGATGGCCTGCTCGACGAGGCCGTCGCCTGAAAGCCACGTGAAGTTATACCAGTTGCGCACCTGCCACTCGGTGTCGCTCATGCCCTCGGGCCGCGATTCCTTCGCGGGCATGGGCTTGACGGGTCCGGTGAGGTAAGTCGCGTAAATCGCGCGGATGTCGCCGATCGCGCCGTCGTGAATGCGTTTGTAAAGCTCGCGCCGCGCGTAGTTGTAGCGCCAGCAAAAGCCGTCCACCACGGACAACCCCTTCTTCTGGGCCTCGGCCGCCGTGGCCATGATTTGCTTGCAGCCGGTGGCGTCCGTGCCCATCGGCTTCTCGAGGAAGACGTGCTTGCCGGCGTCGATCGCGGCCTTGAAATGCAGCGGCCGGAACCCCGGCGGCGTCGTGAGGATCACCACATCCACGCCGCTCTGGAGGACTTTCTGGTAGCCATCGAGCCCGACGAACTGGCGCGACTTGGGCACGTCAAACTTTTGAGCCTCGCCGACCTCCTTGTTCACGCTCGCGAGACTGCGGTCGAGCGAGCTTTCGTAAACGTCCGCCATCGCGTGCAGCACCACGTTGCTGTCCGCCTTGAGCGCCTGGGCCGCCGCGCCCGTGCCGCGCCCGCCGCAGCCGATGAAGCCGATGCGCAACCGGTCGCTGTTCGCCTGCGCGGAAAGCACGGCGGGAAATCCTAGCTTCGACGCCAGTGCGCCCGCGGCGACTGCGGTGGTCGAGGCCTTCAGGAAATCCCGGCGGGTGGCGGCGGTGTCGGTGGATTCGGGTCTTGTTTGCATGGCGATGTAACGGGTTGCCACTTCCATTTATTCAGCGGCAAGGTCGCGTTCAAGCCCAAACTCCCGCACCCACCATGAAGTCCATCCGCCTCGTTCTCCCGCCCTGCCTTGCCGCCGCCGGAAAGTCGCAGCCCTGCTGCTGAACTTCATGAAGTCCGACGCCGATGCGAAGAGTTGGTTTGTGAACCCGTGAACAATCTCCTGTTGTCGTCCTCCCGCGCCTGTGCTACCAACCTCCCATGACTACCCGCCCGTCTCCTGATTGGGACTGCTGCCCCACGGTCAGCCGTCGTGACTTCCTCAAGTCCAGCGTCGCCGGAACGATCGTCGCCGCGGCCGGTTCCGTGCCGCTGTTCAAGAGCGACACGCTCAGCGCCGCCGAGAAGGCGGCGCGCGCGAAACCCGAGACGCTCGTCACGACCCTTCACAAGAGCCTCACCGAGGCGCAACGCAAGGAGCTTTGCTTCGGCTTCGACCATCCGTTGCGCTCGGCAGTGAACAACAACTGGCACATCACCAAGCAAAGGATCGGCGCGTTCCTGACGAAGGACCAGAACCAGCTGGTGAAGGACATCTTCCTGGGGCTGCACAGCCCCGAATACGCGGACAAGGTCTACGGGCAGGTCGTGCACGACTCGGGCAAGGCGGGCTTCGAGGACAGTTCGATCGCGCTCTTCGGCGAACCGGGCACGGGCAAGTTCGAGTTCGTCCTCACCGGCCGCCACTGCACGCGGCGATGCGACGGCGACTCGGTCGCGGGCGCAGCGTTCGGCGGGCCGATCTTCTACGGGCACGCGGCCGAGAGCTTCAACGAAAAGGCCGATCACAAAGGCAACGTCTATTGGTTCCAGGCCAGGCGCGCCAACGAGGTCTTCGCGATGCTCAGCGAAAAGCAGCGCGACGTCGCCCTGCTCGGCGAACCACGGCCGGAAAAAGGCAACGACACCGTCAAGCTCACCGGCAAAACCGACGGCCTGCCCGGCATCCCCGTTCGCGATCTCTCCAAGGACCAGCAGGCGCACGTGCAGAAAGTCATGGCCGACTTGCTCGCGCCGTTCCGCAAGGACGACGCCGACGAGGCGATGAAGCTCGTGAACAAGAACGGCTTTGGCAACCTGCACCTCGCGTTCTACAAGATGGACGACATCGGCGGCGACGGCGTGTGGGACATCTGGCAGATCGAAGGCCCGGCGATGCTCTGGTATTTCCGCGGCGCGCCGCACGTCCACACGTGGGTGCACATCCGCGACCAGGCGTGAGGACGGATCGCACCGGGGCGGCGCACAAGCTTCGATTCAGCCGCATCGCGTCGGTTGCGTGAGCAACGGTGGAGGCGGGATCAAGCACGTCGAATACGCCAAACCTCGGCGAGCATGAGGCTGGCGATACGTGTTCTCCGGGCAATCAGCTCGCGAGGGGAGCTCGTCCTCCGCTCGTGGAGCCATTCTCACACCCGTTCGGTTGATGGACTGCGCTTCGCTTTCGATCTTGATTGAAACGCATGAACACCGAACCGGGCCTCTCAGGAGTCCACGACTTTTGGAACACGGAGGCTTGCGGCACGCACTTCGTCGAGCACACGGCGGATGAAAGCCACTTCTTCGAGCAATTCCGCGAATACCGCTACCGCACCGAGTGGCACATTCCGAGGTTGGTTCCATTTGCAGAGGCCAGGGGACTGAAGGTTCTGGAAATCGGCACGGGCAACGGTGCTGCCGGGGTGATGTTTGCCCTCAACGGCGCCCATTACACCGGCGTTGACTTGACGGAAGCGGCACTGGAGGCGACCCGCAGACATTTTGCGGTGATGGGGCTGACAAGGACCTTCAAGAAGGAGAACGCTGAGCAACTCAGCTTCCCAAACGAGAGCTTCGACTGGGTTTACTCCCACGGCGTGTTGCACCACACGCCCAACACCCAACGGGCGATGGATGAAGTCCACCGGGTTCTCAAGCCGGGCGGCCGCGCAATCATCATGCTCTACCACAAGCACAGTTTTAACTATTTCATCCGCATCATGACTTTCATGCGGTTGCGGGTCCTGCTCAAGATTCTCTCACGCGCGAGGCGGTGGAACCGCGACAAGGCTGGAGCCTCCTCCGGACCACTTCGCGGAATCCGCGGGAATCAAGATGGTCGGGTCTGGGATGTTCACTACTCGAATTTCCTCGTGCAAGGCTGAGACTATCTGCGGGCTGGAAACTTCGTTCACCGCTGCACTGATGGCCCTGAATGCCCGGTCGCTTGCGCATTCACCAAGGCGGACGCGCGAAAGTTGTTCCTCGGGTTTCGCGATGTGCGGATGACCGTCGCGCATTTTCCGCTCAGGAGATATTCGGGGAGCATCCCATTCGGGGTGGAAGAATTCCTGGCGAAGAGCATGGGATGGTATCTCTTCATCTTTGGCCGCAAGTGAATCGACCTCGCAGGCAGGCGTGGAAATGGACCGACAAACGCCGCGAGGGCGACCACGTCGCCGGACCCGGTTACCCGGCCTTGTCCGCCGTCTCGCGGCGGGTCTTGGCCCCTTCGCTTGATGGGGCTTGGAGCTGGGCGCCCGAGCGTTCGAGCGCGCCGGTCAACCCGCCGATGCACCAGCGCGTGCCGCCGGGCGCCGAGATGAGGAACCCGGCAATGATGGCGGTGAAGATGCCGGCCTCGGGCTTGGCGACCGGGTTCAGTCGAAGTCAGAGCAACTCATGAAATAGTGGCAGCGCGGGCAGCGCAGTTTGCACTTCTCATTGTGCAACTCGTGTCCGCACCGCGGGCACCAGCGCCACGGTTCGCCTTCGGGCGGGCCGGCGTCCCCCGACGTCGGACGGTCTGCGGGCTTCGGTTGGTTTTCCCCGGTCGGCACGTCGTCTTCGCGGTTGCTCATCGTCCGCGCAACGGCCAGCGCGGATCGTCGTTGCGGGCGCGATGCATCAGTTGCTCGAGTCGCACGACGACGTCGGGATGCTTCGCGGCGACGTCGGATCGCTCGACCGGATCCGCGGCAAGATTGAAGAGTTCCAGCGGTTTGTCGGGCGCCGGGCGGACACCCTTCCACTCGGCGGCGCGGATGGCCTGGCGCACGGAGCCTTCGTGCAATTCCCAGTAAAAGAACTCATGCCGGTTCGTCT
This window contains:
- a CDS encoding twin-arginine translocation signal domain-containing protein, which codes for MQTRPESTDTAATRRDFLKASTTAVAAGALASKLGFPAVLSAQANSDRLRIGFIGCGGRGTGAAAQALKADSNVVLHAMADVYESSLDRSLASVNKEVGEAQKFDVPKSRQFVGLDGYQKVLQSGVDVVILTTPPGFRPLHFKAAIDAGKHVFLEKPMGTDATGCKQIMATAAEAQKKGLSVVDGFCWRYNYARRELYKRIHDGAIGDIRAIYATYLTGPVKPMPAKESRPEGMSDTEWQVRNWYNFTWLSGDGLVEQAIHSVDKIAWGMKDVPPLKCTATGGRQIPNHEGNIWDHISVNYEWEDGARAFMAQRQTTGCHNENNDYILGTKGSAYITRGVFIKDLDGKITWRHEGAVPDMYQVEHNEMYAAIRQGRPLNSGVRMCQSTLMGIMGRMAGYTGQEVTWEHMMKSNERQCPVDLAALDWKAPLPITPMALPGRTKMS
- a CDS encoding DUF3500 domain-containing protein — encoded protein: MTTRPSPDWDCCPTVSRRDFLKSSVAGTIVAAAGSVPLFKSDTLSAAEKAARAKPETLVTTLHKSLTEAQRKELCFGFDHPLRSAVNNNWHITKQRIGAFLTKDQNQLVKDIFLGLHSPEYADKVYGQVVHDSGKAGFEDSSIALFGEPGTGKFEFVLTGRHCTRRCDGDSVAGAAFGGPIFYGHAAESFNEKADHKGNVYWFQARRANEVFAMLSEKQRDVALLGEPRPEKGNDTVKLTGKTDGLPGIPVRDLSKDQQAHVQKVMADLLAPFRKDDADEAMKLVNKNGFGNLHLAFYKMDDIGGDGVWDIWQIEGPAMLWYFRGAPHVHTWVHIRDQA
- a CDS encoding class I SAM-dependent methyltransferase, which codes for MNTEPGLSGVHDFWNTEACGTHFVEHTADESHFFEQFREYRYRTEWHIPRLVPFAEARGLKVLEIGTGNGAAGVMFALNGAHYTGVDLTEAALEATRRHFAVMGLTRTFKKENAEQLSFPNESFDWVYSHGVLHHTPNTQRAMDEVHRVLKPGGRAIIMLYHKHSFNYFIRIMTFMRLRVLLKILSRARRWNRDKAGASSGPLRGIRGNQDGRVWDVHYSNFLVQG